In the Anguilla anguilla isolate fAngAng1 chromosome 7, fAngAng1.pri, whole genome shotgun sequence genome, one interval contains:
- the si:ch211-272n13.3 gene encoding ankyrin repeat domain-containing protein 26 isoform X2: protein MKKIFSFAKKKKGFSPNSSDTGSVLSVGYEIKEKDLSKIHKAASSGDLSKLKQLAKKNDLSQLDKENRTPLHIACANGHVEIVQFLVESKAKLNLCDNQNRSPLMKAVQCQQERCVVTLLEHNADPNLVDINGNTALHLAALIPSISMAVQLLEHEANVNAQNKDGCTPLTLAVTENHVEMAEFLLKEGADVNAADQGERTSLMIAACNGQISMVRLLLRYNADVTIKDEKGWTSDDYAVMNGHHACSHLIIEHGTKGKTQPSPSHFASTGKKPAAVLGSPRHMAQAGPALGQPATDREELQLSGAAEAGKVDEDDSQAESISRASRRGAGDSWPSSDEDDLDFSPKKTQKPNLKKLMSASQKGRTDVIADVDRSSSESQSEQESEGEAKRNSSLPVALPPTIALPNPASSSSPSFCKPPQATSTPPSHCKKDGISTEDDEEDEDEEEDDDDDDDEETKEDENEENKSREVPDINTNAQDGQKSHGASVKQKSNPKDVKRDFLSELGLEGGEEEEDSPWDSESGSDSPGKLQGVAHTPVKAHKVMASISEEKNEDPFYIPSFLRGSRHCRMANLEIPRRLVRTGDLSAPDLQDGGLEKKPVLKAQPAPVLPKPAEPKDDAVKNKDLMEELGLDDADDLEDASDWDTASTASRTIAGRKLASPSGEEPGERLPAAQSKAQGPPSPTARTPPLPSPRSSNPSATLQPQPHPRARRLLPATAESEEESDWDSESGTPASSPRKTGKLQPNLPEDKAISKPDILPHPRQLSPEDGGSRGSVESKEEPHKERHAVDTSGLDVSNPTHVTPGESHSRSTQEEEGTRTGDKASEPWEKRYEKIWVEIEKREVKSQFKSVAAELKEKFGETQKDAGEPTLNAGSGEDEDEHGEGDAPFRTAEEESSEEEEIIRPAARAKSLVLLPIPEQRESGLEDSATEPAESPQSERRARRQSGSPQDPCSAESSQRGEPDRITEKQENKQFPALRLPGSDLKDSDTDLDVDAGNCRERKKELDSEESSISEPKLKLHPSKESKLCASAQRTHNETEAEAEDSEPSPSPSLHTNPSASLRYSDEELEEDRHRFQREVGKLRVALLDLEKEKAQLRKEVGTEKKSIISEVQRPGGLWDGEGSSRQSVQESQVVKPPQTSRKQQLSEKGNGVTPKDKTREGLPQRDSPKSPKSGSAASKQEGDGVNTGERSAQRPPPRPRQAAHANGDPLSVFDDSTVSDASEDDGRSAAAGNRGNKEASEREMADDLDELTQSSDTPTEDEVSPTSGYRNASLLIQQLDSSSVDSVSMVKLQNMFHEYERTIQRERGRYSLLADKVSRLEKDRAELRRALEETREGRSVLERRQVELETDLNNLKFALKQEQEKHRNAAMLYDKSREQLRKKEEQQRAEAEERQRTELAMRNLELEMRALVNNMKQLEEDRNEAQRMLNQERSARALQEGVLSSHLRKQKEIEEENRRNFNKSSEAMSQLSEASDRERELMQQSRGLQEEVTSLQMELERARSHSRQEEGRLSEESEALRERLEDVRRDLKLSEEALAQTVFQCNSQLSGLKAEASVAAAKLEHERQAREKLEAEAESARARLASALQEVERSQAGRAEAERALQRERDERQRAREKLDAEAAAQRDAVHGLSQRLGKAEAKANGLENECHRSALALTEKTLLLETAEREREQALARLAERDAALLAEREQRSKAAARQEALQERLGQAQSENMLLRQQLEEAHSRGAVKERAVSDAQERFGDMLAKLRSDSEERVHMVEERSRELAEKNTELREQVRKQEQENAEREAKLRQLQQELADSLKKLSMSEASLEVNTRYRSDLEDEKLRLQKEMDRLKGKLQESEEQFVQSERRVHSLKSTLDDKEREIIASSQKLQEVLSASTAAEKTIKQLEEAVQRLEIENARLEAGAKQQTNRIEVLQKGAQEAALVRNRLEGLVTDLQGAKINLEDQLSREVQKQSVLSHNAQGSHQLWEEELKSRSRLGLRLAELEKEKEDLSTQMDIERKKVKKIAEQKKSVDVRLEQEMKRNTDLQKEMYRLRTLVKTAKKKLREQDSGDVASPLSSLRGEMGHRQMDADAAVGRMKVDELSLQLEKEALKCSRLEAVNGELKEQLSSLRSLSKSHERLERSKRQLEEEVSGLRRQMETSMMDQSQAEQYRRETEERARQEIRHKLEEVNLFLQTQAASQEALEQIKAANEASLRSQLEQRVRDLDSELSRLRTSQQDSLSQRESTKTELERYRELYGEELRLRKSLGAKLERSNERLAEANGRLLSERQRSKSLITSGIVNGGLAGPSLDMGPLGSVGAYGATLGPLNRSLSLGGSFLNPVGEGHNSRVEAYLAKMQSELEKNISKELDHAAAELEGGSARLSPVGSAAGSQKTLNVDQDPVTRATQQYLEVLKKNYMI, encoded by the exons AAGAAAACAG AACACCTCTACACATCGCCTGTGCTAATGGACACGTTGAGATTGTGCAGTTCTTGGTGGAGAGCAAAGCCAAGCTGAACCTATGTGACAATCAGAACAGATCCCCGTTAATGAAG GCAGTGCAGTGCCAGCAGGAGCGCTGTGTGGTCACCCTTTTGGAGCACAATGCTGACCCCAACCTGGTGGACATCAATGGGAACACTGCCTTGCACCTGGCTGCCCTCATCCCCTCCATCTCCatggctgtgcagctgctggAGCACGAAGCCAACGTCAATGCCCAGAACAAG GACGGTTGCACCCCTCTGACTCTGGCTGTGACAGAAAACCATGTCGAAATGGCAGAGTTCCTCCTGAAGGAGGGAGCAGACGTGAATGCGGCTGACCAGGGTGAAAG GACGTCTTTGATGATTGCTGCTTGTAACGGCCAGATCAGCATGGTGCGCCTGCTCTTGCGGTACAATGCAGACGTAACGATAAAGGACGAGAAAGGGTGGACATCTGATGACTACGCGGTCATGAATGGTCACCATGC GTGTTCGCATCTGATAATTGAACATGGAACAAAGGGGAAGACTCAGCCATCGCCCTCTCATTTCGCTTCGACCGGAAAGAAGCCGGCGGCCGTATTGGGCAGCCCACGGCACATGGCTCAGGCAGGCCCTGCCCTAGGGCAACCAGCCACTGACAGAGAAG AACTGCAGCTGTCAGGAGCAGCTGAAGCAGGCAAAG ttGATGAAGATGATTCACAGGCAGAATCTATCAGTAG AGCATCACGTAGAGGCGCTGGTGATTCATGGCCTTCTTCAGATGAAGATGACTTAGACTTCAGCCCAAAG aaaacacaaaagccaAACCTAAAGAAACTAATGAGTGCCTCACAAAAGGGCAGGACTGATG TGATAGCAGATGTGGATAGATCCTCAAGTGAATCCCAGTCTGAGCAGGAGAGTGAGGGTGAAGCCAAGAGAaactcctccctccctgtggCTTTACCCCCGACTATCGCCCTCCCCAACCCAGCATCCTCATCTTCCCCATCCTTTTGTAAACCTCCTCAGGCAACTTCCACCCCTCCCAGCCACTGTAAAAAg GATGGCATTTCCACTGAAGACGATGAGGAAGACgaggatgaagaagaagatgatgatgacgatgatgatgaagaaaCCAAAGAGGATGAGAATGAAGAGAACAAAAGTAGAGAGGTTCCTGATATTAATACAAATGCTCAGGATGGTCAGAAGTCACATGGTGCCAGTGTAAAACAGAAAAGTAACCCTAAAGATGTCAAAAGAG ATTTCCTGTCAGAATTGGGcctggagggaggagaggaggaggaggattcGCCCTGGGACTCTGAG tctggctctgacagtCCAGGGAAACTGCAAGGTGTGGCCCACACCCCTGTGAAGGCACATAAAGTGATGGCCAGCATTTCAGAGGAGAAAAATGAAG ACCCCTTTTACATTCCTTCTTTCTTAAGAGGATCAAGACACTGTAGGATGGCTAATCTAGAGATTCCAAGGAGATTAGTCAGGACGGGAGACCTTTCAGCTCCGG ATTTGCAAGATGGTGGTTTGGAAAAGAAG CCAGTATTAAAAGCCCAGCCAGCACCTGTCTTACCCAAACCAGCTGAACCTAAAGATGATGCTGTCAAAAACAAAG ATTTAATGGAAGAACTTGGTTTGGATGATGCTGATGATCTTGAAG ATGCTTCGGACTGGGACACAGCGAGCACCGCCAGCCGGACCATCGCTGGGCGCAAGCTGGCCTCGCCCTCGGGAGAGGAGCCCGGCGAGAGGCTGCCTGCCGCTCAGAGCAAAGCCCAGGGTCCCCCCAGCCCGACGGCCCGAACCCCCCCACTGCCCAGCCCCCGTTCCTCAAACCCCTCCGCAACACTACAGCCTCAGCCACATCCCCGTGCCAGGAGACTTCTACCTGCCACAGCAGAGAGCGAGGAAG AGTCTGACTGGGATTCAGAAAGCGGTACCCCTGCCTCTAGTCCGAGAAAGACTGGAAAACTACAGCCAAATCTGCCTGAAGATAAAGCCATATCTAAGCCAG ACATCCTGCCGCACCCACGTCAGCTCAGCCCTGAGGATGGAGGGAGCAGAGGCAGTGTGGAGTCAAAGGAGGAGCCGCACAAG GAGAGGCATGCCGTAGATACCTCAGGGTTAGACGTGAGTAACCCCACCCACGTCACCCCTGGGGAGTCGCACAGTCGATCGACTCAGGAGGAAGAGGGCACCAGGACAGGAGATAAAGCTAGCGAGCCGTGGGAAAAGCGCTATGAGAAGATATGGGTGGAGATCGAGAAGAGGGAGGTGAAATCACAGTTCAAGAGCGTCGCGGCTGAGCTAAAGGAGAAGTTCGGGGAAACGCAGAAGGATGCCGGCGAGCCCACCCTTAACGCGGGCAGCggagaggatgaggatgagcaTGGGGAGGGAGACGCTCCGTTCAGGACAGCGGAGGAAGAGtccagtgaggaagaggagataaTTCGACCTGCTGCCAGAGCTAAGAGCTTAGTCCTGCTGCCCATTCCTGAACAGAGAGAATCGGGGCTGGAGGACTCAGCGACTGAGCCAGCAGAGAGCCCTCAGTCTGAGAGGAGAGCACGGCGACAGTCTGGCTCACCACAAGACCCTTGCAGTGCTGAGAGCAGCCAGCGGGGGGAGCCTGACCGCATTACAGAAAAGCAGGAGAACAAGCAATTTCCTGCTCTGCGCCTACCAGGAAGTGACCTCAAAGACAGTGACACTGACCTTGATGTTGACGCTGGGAACTGCcgtgaaaggaaaaaagaactTGACTCTGAAGAAAGCTCCATCAGTGAACCCAAACTCAAACTCCACCCCAGCAAGGAGTCGAAACTGTGCGCATCTGCTCAAAGAACACACAACGAAACCGAAGCAGAGGCGGAGGATTCTGAACCAAGCCCATCCCCCTCCCTGCACACCAACCCCTCAGCCTCCCTGCGCTACTCTgacgaggagctggaggaggatcGGCACAGGTTCCAGCGCGAGGTAGGGAAGCTAAGGGTGGCCCTCCTGGAtttggagaaggagaaggcgCAGCTGCGGAAAGAG GTTGGCACGGAAAAGAAAAGCATTATTTCCGAGGTGCAAAGACCAGGTGGATTGTGGGATGGTGAAGGCTCAAGCAGACAGTCTGTGCAGGAGTCACAGGTGGTGAAACCTCCTCAGACCAGCCGAAAACAGCAGCTGAGTGAGAAGGGAAACGGGGTCACTCCAAAGGACAAGACCAGGGAAGGTCTTCCACAAAGGGATTCGCCTAAAAGTCCAAAGAG TGGCAGCGCGGCCTCGAAGCAGGAAGGCGACGGTGTGAATACAGGCGAAAGGAGCGCTCAGCGGCCCCCGCCCAGGCCCCGGCAAGCGGCCCACGCTAATGGAGACCCGCTCTCTGTGTTTGATGATAGTACTGTGAGCGACGCCTCGGAGGATGATGGAag gtCTGCAGCCGCAGGAAATCGTGGAAACAAG GAGGCCAGTGAGAGGGAGATGGCAGATGACTTGGATGAGCTCACTCAGTCCTCCGACACCCCCACCGAGGACGaggtctcccccacctcaggGTACCGCAACGCCTCCCTTCTCATCCAGCAGCTCGATTCCTCCTCAGTAG ACTCTGTGAGCATGGTGAAGCTGCAGAACATGTTCCACGAATATGAGCGGACCATCCAGCGAGAGAGGGGGCGCTATAGTCTGCTGGCAGACAAGGTGTCCCGGCTAGAGAAAGACCGGGCGGAGCTGAGGCGGGCCCTGGAGGAGACCCGGGAGGGCCGGTCTGTCCTGGAGCGCCGCCAGGTGGAGCTGGAGACTGACCTCAATAACCTCAA GTTTGCTCtgaagcaggagcaggagaagcaCAGGAACGCGGCCATGCTGTACGACAAGAGCCGGGAGCAGCTCCGCAagaaggaggagcagcagcgggCCGAGGCGGAGGAGCGGCAGAGGACGGAGCTGGCCATGAGGAACCTGGAGCTGGAGATGAGGGCGCTCGTCAACAACATGAAGCAG CTGGAGGAGGACCGCAACGAGGCCCAGCGGATGCTGAACCAGGAGCGGAGCGCCCGGGCACTGCAGGAGGGCGTGCTCAGCTCCCACCTGCGCAAACAGAAGGAGATCGAGGAGGAGAACCGCAGGAACTTCAACAAAAGCAGCGAG GCCATGTCCCAGCTGTCGGAGGCCAGCGACCGGGAGAGGGAGCTGATGCAGCAGAGCCGcggcctgcaggaggaggtgacGTCGCTGCAGATGGAGCTGGAGCGCGCGCGCTCCCACAGCCGCCAGGAGGAGGGCCGCCTCTCCGAGGAGAGCGAGGCCCTGCGGGAGCGGCTGGAGGACGTGCGGCGGGACCTGAAGCTGAGCGAGGAGGCGCTGGCGCAGACCGTCTTCCAGTGCAACAGCCAGCTGAGCGGCCTGAAGGCCGAGGCCTCGGTGGCCGCCGCCAAGCTGGAGCACGAGCGTCAGGCCCGCGAGAAGctggaggcggaggcggagtcGGCGCGGGCGCGGCTGGCCTCCGCCCTCCAGGAGGTGGAGCGCAGCCAGGCGGGGCGGGCGGAGGCGGAGCGCGCCCTCCAGCGGGAGCGGGACGAGCGGCAGCGGGCGCGAGAGAAGCTGGACGCCGAGGCGGCCGCCCAGCGCGACGCCGTCCACGGGCTCTCCCAGCGGCTGGGCAAGGCCGAGGCCAAGGCCAACGGCCTGGAGAACGAGTGCCACCGCTCGGCCCTGGCGCTCACCGAGAAGACCCTGCTGCTGGAGACGGCCGAGCGCGAGCGCGAGCAGGCCCTGGCCCGGCTGGCCGAGCGCGacgccgccctgctggccgaGCGGGAGCAGCGCAGCAAGGCGGCGGCCAGGCAGGAGGCGCTGCAGGAGCGGCTGGGCCAGGCGCAGAGCGAGAACATGCTCCTCCgccagcagctggaggaggcgcaCAGCCGGGGCGCGGTGAAGGAGCGCGCCGTGTCGGACGCGCAGGAGCGCTTCGGCGACATGCTGGCCAAGCTGCGCTCCGACAGCGAGGAGCGCGTGCACATGGTGGAGGAGCGGAGCCGGGAGCTGGCTGAGAAGAACACGGAGCTCCGCGAGCAGGTCCGcaagcaggagcaggagaacgCCGAGAGAGAG GCCAAGCTgaggcagctgcagcaggagctggcCGACTCGCTGAAGAAGCTGTCCATGTCTGAGGCCTCGCTGGAGGTGAACACCCGTTACCGTAGCGACCTGGAGGACGAGAAGCTGCGCCTGCAGAAGGAGATGGACAGGCTGAAGGGAAAG CTGCAGGAGAGTGAGGAGCAGTTTGTCCAATCGGAGAGGAGAGTCCACAGCTTGAAGAGCACCCTGGACGACAAAGAGCGAGAGATCATCGCCTCGTCTCAGAAACTGCAGGAGGTCCTCTCAGCTTCCACGGCGGCAGAAAAGACAATcaagcagctggaggaggcggtGCAGCG TTTGGAGATTGAGAACGCCCGGCTGGAGGCCGGCGCCAAGCAGCAAACCAACAGAATCGAGGTGCTGCAGAAGGGAGCCCAGGAGGCCGCACTG GTGAGGAACCGTTTGGAGGGTTTGGTCACAGACCTACAAGGAGCAAAGATTAATTTGGAAGATCAGCTCAGTCGAGAG GTCCAGAAGCAGAGTGtgctatcccacaatgcacagggCTCACACCAGTtgtgggaggaggagctgaagagccGCTCCAGGCTGGGCCTTCGATTGGCTGAGctagagaaggagaaagaagatCTCTCAACTCAG ATGGATATTGAGCGAAAGAAGGTGAAGAAGATCGCAGAGCAGAAAAAGTCTGTAGACGTCAGACTGGAGCAGGAGATGAAGCGAAACACAGACCTGCAGAAAGAAATGTACAG GTTGAGGACTCTGGTGAAAACTGCCAAAAAGAAGCTACGGGAGCAGGACTCGGGGGACGtggcctcccccctcagcagcCTCCGAGGGGAGATGGGCCACAGACAGATGGACGCGGACGCCGCCGTCGGCAGGATGAAG GTGGACGAGCTCTCGCTACAGCTGGAGAAGGAGGCTCTGAAATGCAGCCGGCTGGAGGCCGTCAACGGCGAGCTGAAGGAGCAGCTCTCCTCCCTCAGGAGCCTGAGCAAGAGCCACGAGAGGCTGGAGAGGAGCAAgaggcagctggaggaggaggtgtcGGGCCTGCGGAGGCAGATGGAGACCAGCATGATGGACCAGAGCCAGGCTGAGCAGTACCGCCGTGAAACCGAGGAGCGGGCCCGGCAGGAGATCAGACACAAGCTGGAGGAGGTCAACCTCTTCCTGCAG ACACAGGCAGCCTCTCAGGAGGCTCTGGAGCAGATCAAAGCAGCCAATGAGGCGAGCCTCCGCAGCCAGCTGGAGCAGCGAGTCCGGGACCTGGACAGCGAGCTGAGCCGGCTCAGGACCAGCCAGCAGGACAGCCTCTCCCAGAGGGAGTCCACCAAGACCGAGCTGGAGCGCTACCGCGAGCTCTACGGCGAGGAGCTTCGGCTCCGCAAGTCCCTGGGTGCCAAACTAGAGAG GTCTAACGAGAGGCTAGCGGAGGCTAACGGCAGGCTGTTGAGCGAGCGCCAGCGCAGCAAGTCCCTCATCACCAGCGGTATCGTCAACGGTGGCCTGGCTGGGCCCTCCCTGGACATGGGCCCGCTGGGCTCTGTGGGGGCC